A genomic segment from Micropterus dolomieu isolate WLL.071019.BEF.003 ecotype Adirondacks linkage group LG03, ASM2129224v1, whole genome shotgun sequence encodes:
- the gapdhs gene encoding glyceraldehyde-3-phosphate dehydrogenase 2 isoform X1: protein MSDLCVGINGFGRIGRLVLRACLQKGIKVVAINDPFIDLQYMVYMFKYDSTHGRYHGEVSMEDGKLVVDGNSISVFQCMKPAEIPWGNAGAKYVVESTGVFLSVEKASSHLQGGAMRVVVSAPSPDAPMFVMGVNEDKYDPSSMTIVSNASCTTNCLAPLAKVIHDNFGIEEALMTTVHAYTATQKTVDGPSAKAWRDGRGAHQNIIPASTGAAKAVGKVIPELNGKLTGMAFRVPVADVSVVDLTCRLSKPASYAEIKEACKKAAHGPMKGVLGYTEDQVVSSDFIGDTHSSIFDAGAGISLNDNFVKLISWLVFKCLG, encoded by the exons CTTCGGTCGTATTGGCCGTCTGGTCCTGAGAGCTTGCCTTCAGAAAGGCATCAAGGTCGTGGCCATTAATGACCCCTTCATTGACTTGCAGTACATG GTCTACATGTTCAAGTATGACTCCACCCACGGCCGCTACCATGGTGAGGTCTCCATGGAGGATGGCAAGCTCGTCGTCGATGGAAACTCCATCTCTGTCTTCCAGTG TATGAAGCCAGCAGAGATCCCATGGGGCAATGCTGGAGCCAAGTACGTTGTTGAGTCCACTGGAGTCTTCCTCAGTGTGGAGAAGGCCTCT TCTCACCTTCAGGGTGGAGCTATGCGCGTGGTTGTGTCCGCCCCCTCACCTGATGCTCCGATGTTTGTCATGGGAGTTAACGAGGACAAATACGACCCCTCCTCCATGACCATTGTCAG CAATGCCTCCTGCACCACCAACTGCCTGGCTCCCCTGGCCAAAGTCATCCATGATAACTTTGGCATTGAGGAGGCTCTCATG ACTACAGTCCATGCATACACAGCCACCCAGAAGACAGTAGACGGTCCCAGCGCAAAGGCCTGGCGTGATGGCCGCGGTGCCCACCAGAACATCATTCCAGCCTCCACTGGTGCCGCCAAGGCAGTGGGCAAAGTCATTCCTGAACTCAACGG TAAGCTGACAGGCATGGCGTTCAGGGTGCCAGTGGCTGATGTGTCAGTGGTGGACCTGACATGCCGTCTGTCCAAGCCTGCATCTTACGCTGAGATTAAGGAAGCCTGCAAGAAGGCTGCACATGGGCCCATGAAGGGAGTGCTGGGTTACACCGAGGACCAG gtggtgTCCTCTGACTTCATCGGTGACACCCACTCCTCCATCTTTGATGCTGGCGCAGGCATCTCCCTCAACGACAACTTCGTCAAGCTCATTTCCTGGTTAGTTTTCAAATGTCTTGGTTAG
- the gapdhs gene encoding glyceraldehyde-3-phosphate dehydrogenase 2 isoform X2, with amino-acid sequence MTKVVTPAKEDNTTPPQAAVTMSDLCVGINGFGRIGRLVLRACLQKGIKVVAINDPFIDLQYMVYMFKYDSTHGRYHGEVSMEDGKLVVDGNSISVFQCMKPAEIPWGNAGAKYVVESTGVFLSVEKASSHLQGGAMRVVVSAPSPDAPMFVMGVNEDKYDPSSMTIVSNASCTTNCLAPLAKVIHDNFGIEEALMTTVHAYTATQKTVDGPSAKAWRDGRGAHQNIIPASTGAAKAVGKVIPELNGKLTGMAFRVPVADVSVVDLTCRLSKPASYAEIKEACKKAAHGPMKGVLGYTEDQVVSSDFIGDTHSSIFDAGAGISLNDNFVKLISWYDNEFGYSHRVADLLLYMHSKE; translated from the exons CTTCGGTCGTATTGGCCGTCTGGTCCTGAGAGCTTGCCTTCAGAAAGGCATCAAGGTCGTGGCCATTAATGACCCCTTCATTGACTTGCAGTACATG GTCTACATGTTCAAGTATGACTCCACCCACGGCCGCTACCATGGTGAGGTCTCCATGGAGGATGGCAAGCTCGTCGTCGATGGAAACTCCATCTCTGTCTTCCAGTG TATGAAGCCAGCAGAGATCCCATGGGGCAATGCTGGAGCCAAGTACGTTGTTGAGTCCACTGGAGTCTTCCTCAGTGTGGAGAAGGCCTCT TCTCACCTTCAGGGTGGAGCTATGCGCGTGGTTGTGTCCGCCCCCTCACCTGATGCTCCGATGTTTGTCATGGGAGTTAACGAGGACAAATACGACCCCTCCTCCATGACCATTGTCAG CAATGCCTCCTGCACCACCAACTGCCTGGCTCCCCTGGCCAAAGTCATCCATGATAACTTTGGCATTGAGGAGGCTCTCATG ACTACAGTCCATGCATACACAGCCACCCAGAAGACAGTAGACGGTCCCAGCGCAAAGGCCTGGCGTGATGGCCGCGGTGCCCACCAGAACATCATTCCAGCCTCCACTGGTGCCGCCAAGGCAGTGGGCAAAGTCATTCCTGAACTCAACGG TAAGCTGACAGGCATGGCGTTCAGGGTGCCAGTGGCTGATGTGTCAGTGGTGGACCTGACATGCCGTCTGTCCAAGCCTGCATCTTACGCTGAGATTAAGGAAGCCTGCAAGAAGGCTGCACATGGGCCCATGAAGGGAGTGCTGGGTTACACCGAGGACCAG gtggtgTCCTCTGACTTCATCGGTGACACCCACTCCTCCATCTTTGATGCTGGCGCAGGCATCTCCCTCAACGACAACTTCGTCAAGCTCATTTCCTG GTATGATAACGAGTTCGGCTACAGCCACCGTGTCGCTGACCTGCTGCTGTACATGCACTCCAAAGAGTAG
- the tmem147 gene encoding transmembrane protein 147 → MTLFHFGNCFALAYFPYFITYKCSGLSEYNAFWRCVQAGATYLFVQLCKMLFLATFFPTWEGGAGVYDFVGEFMKATVDLADLLGLHLVMSRNAGKGEYKIMVAAMGWATAELVMSRCLPLWVGARGIEFDWKYIQMSFDSNISLVHYIAMAAVVWMFTRYDLPKSFRLPVTVLLALCVYKAFLMELFVHVFLLGSWTVLLVKAVLTGAISLCSLFLFVTLVHSN, encoded by the exons ATGACACTGTTTCACTTTGGGAACTGCTTTGCCCTGGCGTATTTCCCTTACTTTATAACATACAAGTGCAGCGGCCT TTCAGAGTACAATGCCTTCTGGAGATGTGTCCAGGCTGGAGCAACCTACTTGTTTGTCCAACTCTGTAAG ATGCTGTTCCTAGCTACATTTTTCCCCACATGGGAAGGGGGAGCTGGAGTTTATGACTTTGTAGGA GAATTTATGAAGGCAACAGTGGACCTGGCAGATCTGTTGGGCCTCCATCTTGTGATGTCTCGTAATGCTGGCAAAGGAGAGTACAAGATCATGGTGGCTGCCATGGGCTGGGCAACAGCAGAACTTGTGATGTCTAG GTGTCTTCCTCTGTGGGTGGGAGCCAGAGGGATTGAGTTTGACTGGAAATACATCCAGATGAGCTTTGACTCTAACATTAGTTTG GTCCATTATATTGCCATGGCAGCAGTGGTGTGGATGTTCACACGATATGACCTTCCTAAGAGCTTCAGGCTTCCTGTCACTGTGCTGCTGGCTCTCTGTGTCTACAAGGCCTTCTTAATGGA GTTGTTTGTCCATGTCTTCCTGTTGGGCAGCTGGACAGTGTTGTTGGTGAAAGCCGTGCTGACCGGTGccatctctctctgctcactGTTTCTCTTTGTCACGCTGGTCCACAGCAACTAA